A DNA window from Sphingomonas profundi contains the following coding sequences:
- a CDS encoding acetyl-CoA acetyltransferase, translated as MVADKVESDDRVPVLIALGEISDRNPDPEAAFDSLGLMMEALKAAERDAGTPILDRLDWLGVEDQISFPDPALHETLAERLPALPPIRVKTFEASGDGPIQLIADAANLIGEGRIRLGAAVGAEALRTAAKRAQAAAAAGNPPPPSAIAASAAAGATPMARKHKLFTPTDVYPLYENATRAAWGQTLAEGQAESATIWSNSSKVAAANPSAWLRTPVEPAAIAEPTADNRLISFPYTKLMVANASVNQGCAVIIASLSMARELGVPEERIVYVGASAAAHEPDDFLMRDSFARATSLETTLTTALDRNGLGKEDLAHVELYSCFPVVPKMARRVLGWPAEKPTTVYGGLTFGGGPIGNCMMHAVARMIVNLRGTDGHGLIVANGGYATHSHSIVLTRRPVPAGTFPLDYDVQAEAEAKREPVPALLDDYEGEGVIETYSIPFDRHGKAARATIVARNPAGERFLATVPAEDEAAIAFLTSGAAEPVGTAGRATRDASGGVRWTM; from the coding sequence ATGGTGGCGGACAAGGTGGAGAGCGACGATCGGGTGCCGGTGCTGATCGCGCTCGGCGAGATCAGCGATCGCAATCCCGATCCGGAGGCCGCTTTCGACTCCCTCGGCCTGATGATGGAGGCGCTGAAGGCGGCCGAGCGGGATGCCGGCACGCCGATCCTCGACCGGCTAGACTGGCTGGGCGTGGAGGACCAGATCTCCTTCCCCGATCCTGCGCTGCACGAGACGCTGGCCGAGCGTCTGCCGGCACTGCCGCCGATACGGGTCAAGACCTTCGAGGCGAGCGGCGACGGGCCGATCCAGCTGATCGCCGATGCCGCCAACCTGATCGGCGAGGGCAGGATCAGGCTAGGCGCGGCCGTGGGCGCGGAGGCGCTGCGCACCGCCGCCAAGCGCGCGCAGGCGGCGGCCGCCGCCGGCAATCCGCCGCCGCCCAGCGCGATCGCCGCCAGTGCCGCCGCCGGCGCCACGCCGATGGCGCGCAAGCACAAGCTGTTCACGCCGACCGACGTCTATCCGCTCTACGAGAACGCCACCCGCGCCGCCTGGGGCCAGACGCTGGCCGAGGGTCAGGCCGAATCGGCGACGATCTGGTCGAACTCGTCCAAGGTGGCGGCGGCGAATCCCTCCGCCTGGCTGCGCACCCCGGTGGAGCCGGCGGCGATCGCCGAGCCGACCGCCGACAACCGCCTCATCAGCTTTCCCTATACCAAGCTGATGGTGGCCAACGCATCGGTGAACCAGGGCTGCGCCGTGATCATCGCCAGCCTCTCGATGGCGCGCGAACTCGGCGTGCCGGAGGAGAGGATCGTCTATGTCGGCGCCAGCGCCGCCGCGCACGAGCCGGACGACTTCCTCATGCGCGACAGCTTCGCCCGCGCGACCAGCCTGGAGACGACGCTGACGACGGCGCTGGACCGCAACGGCCTCGGCAAGGAGGATCTTGCCCATGTCGAGCTCTACAGCTGCTTCCCGGTGGTGCCGAAGATGGCCCGCCGCGTGCTCGGCTGGCCGGCGGAGAAGCCGACTACCGTCTATGGCGGCCTCACCTTCGGCGGCGGCCCGATCGGCAACTGCATGATGCACGCCGTCGCCCGCATGATCGTGAACCTGCGCGGCACGGACGGGCACGGCCTGATCGTCGCCAATGGCGGCTATGCCACGCACAGCCACAGCATCGTGCTCACCCGCCGGCCGGTGCCGGCCGGCACCTTCCCGCTCGACTATGACGTGCAGGCGGAGGCAGAGGCGAAGCGCGAGCCCGTGCCCGCCCTGCTCGACGATTATGAGGGCGAGGGCGTGATCGAAACCTATTCGATCCCGTTCGATCGCCACGGCAAGGCGGCGCGGGCCACGATCGTCGCCCGCAATCCGGCCGGCGAACGCTTCCTCGCGACCGTGCCGGCCGAGGACGAGGCGGCGATCGCCTTCCTCACCTCCGGCGCGGCGGAACCCGTCGGCACCGCCGGGCGGGCCACGCGCGACGCGTCCGGCGGCGTGCGCTGGACGATGTAA
- a CDS encoding SDR family NAD(P)-dependent oxidoreductase, with protein MDLGLSGRKAILVGASHGIGLATARVLAAEGCAIALCSRSQESVDAAVKALSGGGATVIGGAVDASDADAHGGWIAQAAEQLGGCDIFIPFTSTNTGVDDEAGWRAVFEADTLPLVRGVAAALPALKQSDAGAIVTLSSTAALEEFMGPGAYNALKAATINYSAALAQKLAPEGIRVNCITPGPVEMEGRAWDNIKSAMPDFYKGILGQIPMGRMGQGEEIARAIAFVASPACRFMTGANLVIDGGFTKRVNF; from the coding sequence ATGGATCTCGGACTTTCCGGCCGCAAGGCCATCCTCGTCGGCGCCAGCCACGGCATCGGCCTCGCCACCGCCCGCGTGCTTGCGGCCGAAGGCTGCGCGATCGCGCTCTGCTCCCGCTCGCAGGAGAGCGTGGATGCGGCGGTGAAGGCGCTGTCCGGCGGCGGCGCCACTGTGATCGGCGGCGCGGTGGACGCGTCGGACGCGGACGCCCATGGCGGCTGGATCGCGCAGGCGGCCGAGCAGCTCGGCGGCTGCGACATCTTCATCCCGTTCACCTCCACCAACACCGGGGTGGACGACGAGGCCGGCTGGCGCGCCGTGTTCGAGGCGGACACGCTGCCGCTGGTGCGCGGCGTCGCCGCCGCGCTGCCCGCGCTCAAACAATCCGATGCCGGCGCGATCGTCACCCTCTCCTCCACCGCCGCGCTGGAGGAGTTCATGGGTCCGGGCGCCTACAATGCGCTGAAGGCCGCGACGATCAACTATTCCGCCGCGCTGGCGCAGAAGCTGGCGCCGGAAGGCATCAGGGTGAACTGCATCACGCCCGGGCCGGTGGAGATGGAGGGCCGCGCGTGGGACAATATCAAGTCCGCCATGCCCGATTTCTACAAGGGCATTCTCGGCCAGATCCCGATGGGCCGGATGGGCCAGGGCGAAGAGATCGCCCGCGCGATCGCATTCGTCGCCTCGCCCGCCTGCCGCTTCATGACGGGGGCCAATCTGGTGATCGACGGCGGCTTCACCAAGCGGGTGAACTTCTGA
- a CDS encoding manganese efflux pump MntP family protein translates to MITLLLLALALAMDAFAVSLAQGASVRPGMRGAARLALAFGVAQAVMPLAGWALGIAFAGLIEAVDHWIAFVLLGAIGLKMVREGLAPEEADAPPAAPLGGGALLMAAIATSIDAAAAGVTLPTIGSPVALAVAVIGIVTAVLCFAGALLGARIGARIGKPAEIAGGLVLIGLGCRILAQHMGWLG, encoded by the coding sequence ATGATCACCCTGCTGCTGCTGGCGCTCGCCCTGGCGATGGATGCCTTCGCCGTGTCGCTGGCGCAGGGTGCGTCGGTGCGGCCGGGCATGCGCGGCGCGGCGCGGCTGGCGCTGGCCTTCGGCGTGGCGCAGGCGGTGATGCCGCTGGCGGGCTGGGCGCTGGGCATCGCGTTCGCCGGGCTGATCGAGGCGGTCGACCACTGGATCGCCTTCGTGCTGCTGGGCGCGATCGGGCTGAAGATGGTGCGCGAGGGGCTTGCGCCCGAGGAGGCCGACGCGCCGCCGGCCGCGCCGCTGGGCGGCGGCGCGCTGCTGATGGCGGCGATCGCGACCAGCATCGATGCCGCCGCCGCCGGCGTGACCCTGCCGACGATCGGATCGCCGGTGGCGCTGGCCGTGGCCGTGATCGGCATCGTGACGGCGGTGCTGTGCTTCGCCGGCGCCCTGCTGGGCGCGCGCATCGGCGCGCGCATCGGCAAGCCGGCGGAGATTGCCGGCGGCCTCGTGCTGATCGGCCTGGGCTGCCGCATTCTGGCGCAGCACATGGGCTGGCTCGGCTGA
- a CDS encoding NAD-dependent deacylase, with the protein MGDIRNILILTGAGISAESGLATFRGPDGLWEGHRVEDVCTPQAFRRDRALVQSFYDQRRAALAAVVPNFAHLALARLDAAWPGELLIVTQNVDDLHERAGATRLLHMHGELMSALCLACGARSRWSGDLGDGPACPACAAAGTLRPDIVWFGEIPYQMERIEAALGRADLFVSIGTSGAVYPAAGFVQQARACGAATLELNLEPSAGSAWFEETRSGPAGALVPAWVDEMLAR; encoded by the coding sequence ATGGGCGACATCCGCAACATCCTGATCCTCACCGGCGCCGGCATCTCCGCCGAGAGCGGCCTCGCCACCTTTCGCGGGCCGGACGGCTTGTGGGAGGGCCATCGCGTGGAGGATGTCTGCACGCCGCAGGCGTTCCGGCGGGATCGGGCGCTGGTGCAGTCCTTCTACGATCAGCGGCGCGCCGCGCTGGCTGCGGTCGTGCCCAATTTTGCGCATCTGGCGCTCGCCCGGCTGGATGCGGCGTGGCCCGGCGAGCTGCTGATCGTGACGCAGAATGTGGACGACCTGCACGAGCGGGCGGGCGCCACCCGGCTGCTGCACATGCATGGCGAGCTGATGTCCGCCCTGTGCCTCGCCTGCGGCGCGCGCAGCCGCTGGTCGGGCGATCTCGGCGACGGACCGGCCTGCCCCGCCTGCGCGGCCGCCGGCACGCTGCGGCCGGACATCGTGTGGTTCGGCGAGATACCCTATCAGATGGAGCGGATCGAGGCGGCGCTGGGCCGCGCCGATCTGTTCGTCTCGATCGGCACGTCCGGCGCGGTCTATCCGGCGGCCGGCTTCGTGCAGCAGGCGCGGGCGTGCGGCGCGGCGACGCTGGAGCTGAACCTGGAGCCGTCCGCCGGCAGCGCGTGGTTCGAGGAGACGCGCAGCGGGCCAGCCGGCGCGCTGGTGCCGGCCTGGGTCGACGAGATGCTCGCCCGATGA
- a CDS encoding AMP nucleosidase: protein MTKDIGRTIVAQLDDIFRQSVEALRGGIVAYARDGSVPGPEARTDRRFCYPELRIVHRGEADLLMPGRSFARLSRPGRYVTTVTRPAMFADYLAEQIDLLVNGYGVTVEAGVSDQQIPFPYVLDGIEASALDGVPPTELARHFPATELSEIGDEIADGLFLPDPGGDRPLALFDGLRTDFSLARLKHYTGTPPEHVQRYILFTNYHRYVDEFVAWACAELGREGGRFTALSGAGGVYVTPGTADPARMIADSAWRKHQMPAYHLVAPDRSGITLVNIGVGPSNAKTICDHLAVLRPEAWLMIGHCGGLRPSQRIGDYVLAHAYLRDDHVLDDVLPPEIPVPAIAEVQVAMARAAEAVLGGGNPDDFKRRLRTGTVVTTDDRNWELRYSKSALRFSLSRAVGIDMESATIAAQGYRFRVPYGTLLCVSDKPLHGELKLPGQANRFYEEAIGGHLRVGLETCELLRQEGERLHSRKLRAFNEPPFR, encoded by the coding sequence ATGACGAAGGATATCGGCCGGACCATCGTCGCGCAGCTGGACGATATCTTCCGCCAGTCGGTGGAGGCGCTGCGCGGCGGCATCGTCGCCTACGCCCGCGACGGCAGCGTGCCGGGACCGGAGGCGCGGACCGACCGCCGCTTCTGCTATCCCGAGCTGCGCATCGTCCACCGCGGCGAGGCGGACCTGCTGATGCCGGGCCGCTCCTTCGCGCGTCTCTCCCGCCCCGGCCGCTACGTGACGACAGTGACGCGCCCGGCGATGTTCGCCGACTATCTGGCCGAGCAGATCGACCTGCTGGTGAACGGCTACGGCGTGACGGTGGAGGCCGGTGTCAGCGACCAGCAGATCCCGTTCCCCTATGTGCTGGACGGGATCGAGGCGAGCGCGCTGGACGGCGTGCCGCCGACCGAGCTGGCGCGGCACTTCCCGGCGACAGAGCTGTCCGAGATCGGCGACGAGATCGCCGACGGGCTGTTCCTGCCCGATCCCGGCGGCGACCGGCCGCTGGCGCTGTTCGACGGGCTGCGCACCGATTTCTCGCTGGCCCGGCTGAAACATTATACGGGCACGCCGCCCGAGCATGTGCAGCGCTACATCCTGTTCACCAACTACCACCGCTATGTCGACGAGTTCGTCGCCTGGGCCTGCGCCGAGCTGGGGCGGGAAGGCGGCCGCTTCACCGCCTTGTCCGGCGCGGGCGGCGTCTATGTGACGCCGGGTACGGCCGATCCGGCGCGGATGATCGCGGACAGCGCGTGGCGCAAGCACCAGATGCCGGCCTATCACCTGGTCGCGCCCGATCGCAGCGGCATCACCCTGGTCAACATCGGCGTCGGCCCGTCCAACGCGAAGACGATCTGCGACCATCTCGCCGTGCTGCGGCCGGAGGCGTGGCTGATGATCGGCCACTGCGGCGGCCTTCGCCCCAGCCAGCGCATCGGCGACTATGTGCTGGCCCACGCCTATCTGCGCGACGACCATGTGCTGGACGATGTGCTGCCGCCGGAGATCCCGGTGCCGGCCATCGCCGAGGTGCAGGTGGCGATGGCGCGGGCGGCGGAGGCGGTGCTCGGCGGCGGCAATCCGGACGATTTCAAGCGCCGCCTGCGCACCGGCACGGTGGTGACGACCGACGACCGCAACTGGGAGCTGCGCTATTCCAAGTCCGCCCTGCGCTTCAGCCTGTCGCGCGCCGTGGGCATAGACATGGAATCGGCGACGATCGCGGCGCAGGGCTATCGCTTCCGCGTGCCCTACGGCACCCTCCTCTGCGTGTCCGACAAGCCGCTGCACGGCGAGCTGAAGCTGCCCGGCCAGGCCAACCGCTTCTACGAGGAGGCGATCGGCGGCCACCTGCGGGTGGGGCTGGAGACGTGCGAGCTGCTGCGGCAGGAGGGGGAGCGGCTGCACAGCCGGAAGCTGCGCGCGTTCAACGAGCCGCCCTTCCGCTGA
- a CDS encoding Crp/Fnr family transcriptional regulator, producing the protein MREVHSILAGLSDADMVWLLSVGSLRTLKTGERLVEAKRPIDDLFFVVGGSLVVLRADNSRVATLNEGQVIGEMSFIDRTPPSVTVRADARTEVLMIPRNALEQRFEREPVFAARFYRAIAFVLSERLRRTTAALRPAHELEGDADAGSPPGPGDRFRTLVSMLLRKGD; encoded by the coding sequence ATGCGCGAGGTGCACTCCATCCTGGCCGGGCTGAGCGACGCCGACATGGTGTGGCTGCTCTCCGTCGGCAGCCTGCGCACCCTGAAGACCGGCGAGCGGCTGGTGGAGGCGAAGCGGCCGATCGACGACCTGTTCTTCGTCGTGGGCGGCAGCCTGGTGGTGCTGCGGGCGGACAACAGCCGCGTCGCCACGCTGAACGAGGGGCAGGTCATCGGCGAGATGTCGTTCATCGATCGCACGCCGCCGTCCGTGACGGTGAGGGCCGATGCGCGGACGGAGGTGCTGATGATCCCGCGCAACGCGCTGGAGCAGCGGTTCGAGCGCGAGCCGGTGTTCGCCGCGCGCTTCTATCGCGCGATCGCGTTCGTCCTGTCGGAGCGGCTGCGGCGCACCACGGCCGCGCTCCGCCCGGCGCACGAGCTGGAGGGCGATGCCGATGCGGGAAGCCCGCCCGGCCCCGGCGATCGGTTTCGTACCCTCGTCTCGATGCTGCTGCGCAAGGGCGACTGA
- a CDS encoding AIM24 family protein, which produces MPTPSPWQHHRSAGIADDIDFEIKGQELQFLEIELDPGESAVAEAGALVWKEASIGMTTVFGDGSGGSGDGFMGKLLGAGKRLVTGESLFTTVFTHNGRGKARVAFASPTPGAILPLRLADLGGRLICQKDSFLAAAKGVSIGVHFQRRVMTGLFGGEGFIMQKLEGDGWVFVQMGGTVVERELAAGEELHVDTGCLAAYTAGVEFDLVTAGGVRSVLFGGEGLFFARLTGPGKVWIQSLPFSRLAGRMLAAAGSRGGQNRGEGSVLGNLGDFIGGND; this is translated from the coding sequence ATGCCAACCCCGAGTCCCTGGCAGCACCACCGCAGTGCCGGCATCGCCGACGACATCGATTTCGAGATAAAGGGGCAGGAGCTCCAGTTCCTCGAGATCGAGCTCGATCCCGGCGAGAGCGCCGTCGCCGAGGCGGGCGCGCTGGTGTGGAAGGAAGCGAGCATCGGCATGACGACGGTGTTCGGCGACGGCAGCGGCGGCAGCGGCGACGGCTTCATGGGCAAGCTGCTCGGCGCCGGCAAGCGGCTGGTGACGGGCGAGAGCCTGTTCACCACCGTGTTCACCCACAATGGCCGGGGCAAGGCGCGGGTCGCCTTCGCGTCGCCCACCCCCGGCGCGATCCTGCCGCTGCGCCTCGCCGATCTGGGCGGCCGGCTGATCTGCCAGAAGGACAGCTTCCTCGCCGCCGCCAAGGGCGTGTCGATCGGTGTCCACTTCCAGCGGCGGGTGATGACCGGCCTGTTCGGCGGCGAGGGCTTCATCATGCAGAAGCTGGAGGGGGACGGCTGGGTGTTCGTCCAGATGGGCGGCACCGTGGTGGAGCGGGAGCTGGCCGCCGGCGAGGAACTGCACGTCGATACCGGCTGCCTCGCCGCCTACACGGCGGGCGTCGAGTTCGATCTCGTCACCGCCGGCGGCGTGCGCAGCGTGCTGTTCGGCGGCGAAGGGCTGTTCTTCGCGCGGCTGACGGGGCCGGGCAAGGTGTGGATCCAGTCGCTCCCCTTCTCCCGCCTGGCCGGGCGGATGCTGGCCGCCGCCGGCAGCCGCGGCGGGCAGAACCGCGGCGAGGGATCGGTCCTCGGCAATCTCGGCGACTTCATCGGCGGCAACGACTGA
- a CDS encoding iron-containing redox enzyme family protein: MATRPLTEARSDRASQFLTDSFQRGLAHWNRERLRPQFPTADWQKLLDRDMRMERLQGGFVEELRADVAEEAAAAPTDAEGFVAWFEHLKVIGPGQGDPLFPWLAETATRAQLRWFFEQEAAGEAGFDDLVAMTQVKLPVQAKLELARNYWDEMGRGNPKGMHGPMLDALVETMEVEPVIENTVWESLALANAMTAMAANRRYAWHSVGALGVIELTAPGRSAATAAGLRRIGLNDRERRYFDLHAVLDVKHSEDWNREALIPLVREDPRRATAMAEGALIRLRCGERCFDRYRAELWG; the protein is encoded by the coding sequence ATGGCTACCCGACCTCTTACCGAGGCGCGATCGGACCGCGCTTCGCAATTCCTGACCGACAGCTTCCAGCGCGGTCTGGCCCACTGGAACCGGGAGCGCCTTCGTCCGCAATTCCCCACCGCGGACTGGCAGAAGCTGCTCGACCGCGACATGCGGATGGAGCGGCTGCAGGGTGGGTTCGTGGAGGAACTGCGCGCCGACGTGGCCGAGGAAGCCGCCGCTGCGCCGACCGACGCCGAGGGCTTCGTCGCCTGGTTCGAGCATCTGAAGGTGATCGGCCCGGGGCAGGGCGATCCGCTGTTCCCGTGGCTGGCCGAGACCGCGACGCGCGCACAGCTGCGCTGGTTCTTCGAGCAGGAGGCGGCCGGCGAGGCCGGCTTCGACGATCTGGTCGCGATGACGCAGGTGAAGCTGCCGGTGCAGGCCAAGCTGGAACTGGCCCGCAACTACTGGGACGAGATGGGACGCGGCAATCCGAAGGGAATGCATGGTCCGATGCTCGACGCGCTGGTCGAGACGATGGAGGTCGAGCCGGTCATCGAGAATACGGTGTGGGAGAGCCTGGCGCTAGCCAATGCGATGACGGCGATGGCCGCCAACCGCCGCTACGCGTGGCATTCCGTGGGTGCGCTCGGCGTGATCGAGCTGACCGCGCCCGGCCGCTCCGCCGCCACCGCCGCCGGCCTGCGCCGCATCGGCCTGAACGATCGCGAGCGGCGCTACTTCGACCTCCACGCGGTGCTGGACGTGAAGCATAGCGAGGACTGGAACCGCGAGGCGCTGATCCCGCTCGTCCGCGAGGATCCGCGCCGGGCGACGGCGATGGCGGAAGGCGCCCTGATCCGCCTGCGCTGCGGCGAGCGCTGCTTCGATCGCTATCGCGCGGAGCTGTGGGGGTAG
- a CDS encoding peroxiredoxin translates to MLGRETPNVVLKTRVRDETVEGPNPFRWQDVHTADLFKGKRSVVFALPGAFTPTCSTEQCPAYEREYDELRAAGAEEVYCLSVNDAFVMFQWGKTLGLTKTKLLPDGSGDFTRRMGMLINKDHLGFGDRSWRYAMVVDDGEIVAWFEEPGINDEGSDEDPYGVSAPGNVLEWLKNNPK, encoded by the coding sequence ATGCTGGGACGTGAGACCCCGAACGTAGTGTTGAAGACCCGTGTTCGCGACGAGACGGTTGAAGGCCCAAATCCCTTCCGCTGGCAGGACGTGCACACCGCCGACCTGTTCAAGGGGAAGCGTTCGGTGGTGTTCGCGCTGCCCGGCGCCTTCACGCCGACCTGTTCGACCGAGCAGTGCCCGGCCTATGAGCGCGAATATGACGAGCTGCGCGCCGCCGGCGCGGAGGAGGTCTACTGCCTCTCCGTCAACGACGCCTTCGTGATGTTCCAGTGGGGCAAGACGCTGGGCCTGACCAAGACGAAGCTGCTGCCGGACGGATCGGGCGATTTCACGCGCCGCATGGGCATGCTGATCAACAAGGACCATCTGGGCTTCGGCGACCGTTCGTGGCGGTACGCGATGGTGGTGGACGACGGCGAGATCGTCGCCTGGTTCGAGGAACCGGGGATCAACGACGAGGGCAGCGACGAGGATCCCTACGGCGTGAGCGCGCCCGGCAATGTGCTGGAGTGGCTCAAAAACAACCCAAAGTAG